One genomic window of Halorubrum hochsteinianum includes the following:
- a CDS encoding 30S ribosomal protein S3, giving the protein MADEHQFIEDGLRRSQINEFFADELGRAGYGGMDVAQTPMGTQIVLKAEKPGMVIGKGGKNIRKITTELEDRFDMDDPQIDVQEVDEPDLNAQIVADRLANALERGWYFRKAGHTTIDRIMDAGALGAEIVLSGKVTGARSRVEKFNRGYIKHNGEPAEEVVDHGQGVAVMKLGTIGVNVKIIPPGATLPDDFEVREDAEVPEVEQAAAAGDDEGVEALLEEEPEEVPDVGADDDVDVPDEDPTEVIDEEVVEEVVEETQDTASEATDVAEEEPVGDAEPDELDELDEEIESEAADLVAEMEAADEEDEEDE; this is encoded by the coding sequence ATGGCTGACGAACACCAATTCATCGAGGACGGCCTGCGCCGTTCCCAGATCAACGAGTTCTTCGCGGACGAGCTCGGCCGCGCCGGCTACGGCGGGATGGACGTGGCCCAGACGCCGATGGGCACGCAGATCGTCTTGAAGGCCGAAAAGCCCGGCATGGTGATCGGGAAGGGCGGGAAGAACATCCGCAAGATCACCACCGAGCTGGAGGACCGATTCGACATGGACGACCCGCAGATCGACGTTCAGGAGGTCGACGAGCCCGACCTGAACGCCCAGATCGTCGCGGACCGTCTCGCGAACGCCCTCGAACGCGGCTGGTACTTCCGGAAGGCCGGTCACACGACGATCGACCGGATCATGGACGCCGGCGCGCTGGGTGCCGAGATCGTCCTGTCCGGCAAGGTCACCGGCGCGCGCTCGCGCGTCGAGAAGTTCAACCGCGGCTACATCAAGCACAACGGCGAGCCCGCCGAGGAGGTCGTCGACCACGGCCAGGGCGTCGCGGTCATGAAGCTCGGGACGATCGGCGTCAACGTCAAGATCATCCCGCCGGGCGCGACCCTGCCCGACGACTTCGAGGTCCGCGAGGACGCCGAGGTCCCGGAGGTCGAGCAGGCCGCGGCCGCGGGCGACGACGAAGGCGTCGAGGCGCTCTTAGAAGAGGAGCCCGAGGAGGTCCCGGACGTCGGGGCCGACGACGACGTCGACGTGCCCGACGAGGACCCCACGGAGGTCATCGACGAGGAGGTCGTCGAGGAAGTCGTCGAGGAGACGCAGGACACGGCCAGCGAGGCCACCGACGTCGCCGAAGAGGAGCCGGTCGGCGACGCGGAGCCCGACGAGCTCGACGAGCTCGACGAAGAGATCGAGTCCGAGGCGGCCGACCTCGTCGCGGAGATGGAGGCGGCCGACGAGGAAGACGAGGAGGACGAGTAA
- the rpmC gene encoding 50S ribosomal protein L29: MAILYTDEIRDMTAAERQVELEELETELLNSKAQRAAGGMPESPGRVNELKKTIARIKTIQTEEGDFDEEQ, from the coding sequence ATGGCGATACTGTACACCGACGAGATCCGCGACATGACCGCTGCGGAGCGGCAGGTCGAACTCGAGGAGCTCGAGACCGAGCTGCTCAACTCGAAGGCGCAGCGGGCGGCCGGCGGCATGCCGGAGAGCCCGGGCCGCGTCAACGAGCTGAAGAAGACCATCGCGCGGATCAAGACGATCCAGACGGAAGAAGGCGACTTCGACGAGGAACAGTAA
- a CDS encoding ribonuclease P protein component 1 encodes MISPDNLVRHELVGLPVRVVDADSDAHVGIAGRVLDETFGTLVVRTESGDKRVPKSGATFEFGVVETPTARTDEAAGDGASPGSASQLGSDTTGVRPRQSGPSGSTSAVDGDGAGPASRRGECKDAVYATVDGDRLRHRPAERTERGATQWR; translated from the coding sequence ATGATCTCCCCCGACAACCTCGTTCGGCACGAACTCGTCGGCCTCCCGGTTCGGGTGGTCGACGCCGACAGCGACGCCCACGTGGGTATCGCCGGTCGCGTGCTCGACGAGACGTTCGGCACCCTCGTGGTCCGGACGGAGTCGGGGGACAAGCGCGTGCCCAAGTCGGGCGCGACGTTCGAGTTCGGCGTCGTCGAGACGCCGACCGCTCGCACAGATGAAGCCGCCGGCGACGGAGCGTCGCCGGGGTCCGCGTCCCAACTCGGGTCGGATACTACGGGGGTCCGCCCCCGTCAGTCTGGCCCGTCCGGGTCCACAAGCGCCGTCGACGGTGACGGTGCGGGTCCGGCGAGCCGGCGAGGCGAGTGCAAAGACGCGGTCTACGCGACGGTGGATGGCGATCGGTTGCGACATCGGCCCGCCGAACGCACCGAACGAGGTGCCACACAATGGCGATAG
- a CDS encoding 30S ribosomal protein S17: MAIGIDVPTPPEPDNPEDYDYEKCPFYGQLSVRGQTREGTVVSTDMEKTVIVEREYDVFVPKYDRYMKRRSRIPAHVPGVLDSLEVGDEVTIAETRPLSKTKSHVVVEILSGDQ, encoded by the coding sequence ATGGCGATAGGAATCGACGTACCCACGCCTCCGGAGCCAGACAACCCGGAGGATTACGACTACGAGAAGTGCCCGTTCTACGGGCAGCTCTCCGTCCGCGGCCAGACCCGCGAGGGAACGGTCGTGTCGACGGATATGGAAAAGACCGTCATCGTCGAGCGAGAGTACGACGTGTTCGTACCGAAATACGATCGGTACATGAAGCGTCGCTCGCGCATCCCGGCCCACGTGCCGGGCGTGCTCGACTCGCTCGAAGTCGGTGACGAAGTGACAATCGCGGAGACGCGACCGCTCTCGAAGACGAAGTCCCACGTCGTCGTCGAGATCCTGTCGGGTGATCAGTGA
- a CDS encoding 50S ribosomal protein L14 — protein sequence MEALKADVTQGLSKGSLITCADNTGARELKVISVSGYSGTKNRHPKAGIGDKVTVSVTKGTPEMRRQVLEAVVVRQRKPIRRPDGTRVKFEDNAAVIIDDLEEPRGTEIKGPVAREVAERFGSIASTATMIV from the coding sequence ATGGAGGCGCTCAAGGCCGACGTCACGCAGGGGCTCTCGAAGGGCTCGCTCATCACGTGCGCCGACAACACCGGCGCTCGTGAGCTGAAGGTCATCTCCGTGTCGGGCTACTCCGGCACGAAGAACCGACACCCGAAGGCAGGAATCGGCGACAAGGTGACCGTCTCGGTCACTAAAGGGACGCCGGAGATGCGGCGGCAGGTGCTGGAGGCGGTCGTCGTCCGCCAGCGCAAGCCGATCCGCCGTCCGGACGGCACGCGCGTGAAGTTCGAGGACAACGCGGCCGTCATCATCGACGACCTCGAGGAGCCGCGGGGCACGGAGATCAAAGGCCCCGTCGCCCGCGAGGTCGCCGAACGATTCGGGAGCATCGCCTCGACCGCGACGATGATCGTCTAA